A section of the Roseivirga sp. BDSF3-8 genome encodes:
- a CDS encoding class I SAM-dependent methyltransferase, translating into MKDLYGQALLDYQEGNEKDLWIETSYGTTEEMPVSHFFREYDGLPDIEKVALQFCQGHILDVGAGTGIHSIILQNAGNDVTSLESSALACSVIKKHGVHKILNQDFYRLSRKETYDTLLILMNGLGMAGTLTNLPQFLQQASILLAHGGQILIDSSDINYLYEDEGVPRPQGYYGELSYRYLYDGIKGEWFSWLYADTATLEQHAAQAGLECDILFFEENDQYLARLYRK; encoded by the coding sequence ATGAAGGACCTGTATGGACAAGCCCTGCTGGATTACCAGGAAGGCAACGAAAAGGACTTATGGATTGAAACCAGCTATGGTACCACCGAAGAAATGCCCGTCAGCCATTTTTTTCGCGAATATGATGGCCTGCCCGATATCGAAAAAGTAGCCCTGCAGTTTTGCCAGGGACATATTTTGGATGTAGGAGCAGGGACAGGCATACATTCCATCATCCTGCAGAATGCCGGAAACGATGTGACCTCCCTCGAAAGCTCAGCATTAGCATGCAGTGTGATAAAGAAGCATGGTGTGCACAAAATCCTTAACCAGGACTTTTATCGTTTGAGCCGTAAAGAGACATATGACACCCTTCTCATACTTATGAATGGCCTCGGCATGGCAGGCACCCTGACTAATCTGCCGCAGTTCTTACAGCAGGCCTCCATTCTTTTAGCTCATGGAGGGCAGATCCTTATTGATAGTAGTGATATTAATTACCTCTATGAGGACGAAGGCGTACCAAGACCACAAGGTTATTATGGTGAGTTGTCTTATCGCTATCTGTACGATGGAATAAAGGGCGAGTGGTTTTCCTGGTTATACGCAGACACTGCCACGCTCGAACAACATGCTGCCCAGGCCGGCCTTGAATGCGATATCCTTTTTTTTGAGGAAAATGACCAATACCTGGCCAGGTTATACCGAAAATAA
- a CDS encoding inositol monophosphatase family protein: protein MRKTDYLSLSRQLCRAVKNALVKDIRQYGLRGLRSDNPENTKATHAVDRIAYEELLSILEGVPGRVYMEGFTFPDVKNSEFTVFIDPVDGSANWDRGIGDPCFCLAITEKEGSLVFGDLSFAYVEGLRSGDRYYTAGNRSYFHHALTDRDTPLKTSPIEEMKNAMAYIKPGYSGAGPLFTRFLPHFFKVRDIRAIDNSGMEICELARGATDILVEARELSDFYNLLAFPILHKAGGVAKTLDGLNLADTVISTEGQYDYLATANESLMKEVMGLYHQFLQKGEHELGNGRFFLK, encoded by the coding sequence ATGCGCAAGACTGACTACCTTTCTTTATCCCGCCAGCTATGCAGGGCCGTTAAAAATGCTCTTGTAAAAGATATTCGCCAATATGGGCTGAGGGGACTCAGGTCTGATAACCCGGAGAACACTAAGGCTACACATGCTGTAGACAGGATTGCTTATGAGGAGTTGCTATCTATACTGGAAGGTGTACCGGGGAGGGTATATATGGAGGGGTTTACCTTTCCTGATGTCAAAAACTCTGAATTTACCGTCTTCATAGACCCTGTCGATGGTTCTGCGAACTGGGACCGTGGTATTGGAGATCCGTGCTTTTGCCTGGCAATTACGGAAAAAGAAGGAAGTCTGGTATTCGGAGACCTGAGCTTTGCGTATGTGGAAGGGCTACGCAGCGGAGACAGGTACTATACGGCGGGAAACCGATCTTATTTTCATCATGCACTTACAGACCGGGATACCCCATTAAAAACCAGCCCGATCGAGGAGATGAAGAATGCCATGGCCTATATTAAGCCGGGATATTCTGGGGCTGGTCCGCTTTTTACTCGTTTTCTGCCTCATTTTTTCAAGGTAAGAGACATTCGGGCGATCGATAATTCGGGTATGGAGATATGTGAATTAGCACGGGGAGCCACGGATATTCTGGTGGAGGCGAGAGAGCTATCGGATTTCTATAATTTGCTGGCTTTCCCGATACTACATAAAGCAGGGGGCGTGGCTAAAACGCTTGACGGCCTGAACCTGGCCGATACGGTCATCTCAACGGAAGGTCAATACGATTACCTGGCCACGGCAAATGAGTCCCTGATGAAGGAGGTGATGGGGCTATACCATCAATTTCTACAAAAGGGAGAGCATGAACTCGGTAATGGAAGGTTCTTTCTTAAATAA
- a CDS encoding DUF4440 domain-containing protein: MSESIKKITLFAFLFTLCHFAGAQTDAETEIRAILDRQAACWTAGDLECFMDSYWKSDSLKFVGQSGITYGWQKTFDNYVKNYPDREAMGTLTFDVVDAEQTGPESFFVLGKWHLDREESEDVGGHFTLLWHYIDGQWVIVTDHSS, translated from the coding sequence ATGAGCGAAAGTATAAAAAAGATCACTCTGTTCGCCTTTTTGTTCACCCTTTGCCATTTCGCCGGTGCTCAGACCGATGCCGAAACAGAAATACGGGCGATTCTCGATCGGCAGGCAGCCTGCTGGACAGCCGGTGACCTCGAGTGTTTCATGGATAGTTATTGGAAGTCAGACTCCCTCAAGTTTGTAGGACAGTCAGGTATAACCTATGGTTGGCAAAAGACGTTCGATAATTACGTAAAGAACTACCCGGATCGCGAGGCGATGGGCACCCTTACCTTTGATGTAGTGGATGCAGAGCAAACCGGCCCTGAATCATTTTTTGTACTTGGAAAATGGCACCTGGATCGTGAAGAGTCCGAAGATGTCGGCGGACATTTCACCTTGCTTTGGCATTACATCGATGGACAGTGGGTAATCGTAACGGACCATTCCAGCTAA
- a CDS encoding Kazal-type serine protease inhibitor — MKRIKQTVSALAVTACAIFTSLNTNAAGTQQGGPCVCPQVYAPVCTYDGKEFSNACIAECNGYTADEYESCGLII; from the coding sequence GTGAAAAGAATAAAACAAACCGTTTCGGCACTAGCGGTCACTGCCTGTGCTATTTTCACCTCACTCAATACAAATGCTGCAGGCACGCAACAAGGCGGTCCCTGCGTATGTCCTCAGGTATATGCCCCCGTATGTACGTATGATGGCAAAGAATTCAGTAATGCCTGCATTGCCGAATGTAATGGTTATACAGCAGACGAATATGAGTCTTGCGGACTAATCATTTAA